The Silene latifolia isolate original U9 population chromosome 4, ASM4854445v1, whole genome shotgun sequence region TCGGTTgtagcatccaactccggggtgtaaGGCTTGCTTACAATTGAAGCACTTGCGAGCTTTCTCCAAGTTGAGGTTGTTGTTGCTTGATTGGGAAACTTGTCCACTAGGCTCTTGCCTCCTTGGTTCTTGCACTCTTGGTTCTTGTGTTCTTGGTACAAACCTCTTGTTAGCATAATTCGGCGAAGGAGAGGGCACAaagggtctcttgccatgaaagttaggacGGTAAGAAGTAGAGTGGGAACGAGACTTGGCATCATTATCAATAGCCTTCAAGGAATTTTCGGCCCAAAGAGCATCGTCATAGACCGCCACAAAGGTTGTGGAGTCTCTTCTCACCATACTTTCCAACTTAGGATTCAACTTGCTCCGGTAGAAGTAGACACGCTCATCTTCATCTTTCACAAACTTAGGGGCATAGTAAGCAAGATCATTGAACTTGTCGGTGAAAGCTTGGACGGATAGGCCTCCTTGCTTGAAATCAATGAACTCCTTCAATTTTTGTTGCTTGAGTTCCTTAGGGTAGAAACGAGTTTCCACAAGAGTCTTGAAACGGTTCCAATCAAAGGTGGGGTCTTGAGTGACGGAAGGCCCGGTaatagtccaccacctatcggcctcCTTCACAAGGAAATGAGAGGCAAGCTTCACTTTGTCTCGATCTTGGACATCATAAAGAGAGAAATTCTTTTCCATGTCACGAAACCACTCGGAAAGCTCAataggatccacttcaccaccataggtcttagccttgtttcttgctagttgacttgcaatccaagcaaaaCTTCCTTGATGATCTACCGCTTGTTGAGCAGGACGGCCTTGAACATTGACATTTTGCTGATTTTGAAGAATTTGGGTAAGAGCTTGCAAGATAGTATTCTCCACATTGTTTGGTCGCACCATCTTCTTAAAGCACCAAAGAGAGTCAAACGAGTTAGTACTTAACAAATAGCATACACAagaagactaccaacttaggtccttagttctacccatctctcattcattatttcaaggtcaagttcaaaatttaagttggggtacacgtgtgtgcgtcgggagctaCAAAGGCTccgataccaactgtgacaccccgcgataaagcggaaagtaaactactaaatatatgcgaaaaatgtgaagtttttaaaacttttatttagAAGATAGAGTTTAGCATGCGGGAGTCACTAACATTCGACAGAAGGAAAAACGGAAATAAAAACAAGGGTCCATACAAATAAAACGGTCAAAagtggggaaaatatatccctcgaatgacataaagaaataggtgagtctaagcggtAAATAGGAAATCCAAAAGTCcggggtactcgctagctcacacgtcaaaccccatataagcatcttcaccaacctgtcattcatgtaaacatgaaagccacagtcagtggggagtaactcaaggttctcccagccacaaaacatCAAGATGAACATGACAAAACACATAAACAAATGACCAGATTAAGTAAGATGAGAATGAGTTGAATTGTAACTATGCATATGAGCATACATGTTCAAAGATTCATAAATAAGGAAAAGGAATAAGGTAGACAAGTAAGCAAAGCATAAACAAAGTTAAATAATGGAGGAAAATGTTGGAAGGCAAGATAAAGACCACTTAACCATGAGCACGTAATTCAAGGAGACATGACCAATATACCCATCCAAAATGCAAATCCTTTTACTACACTCAT contains the following coding sequences:
- the LOC141651022 gene encoding uncharacterized protein LOC141651022, which gives rise to MEKNFSLYDVQDRDKVKLASHFLVKEADRWWTITGPSVTQDPTFDWNRFKTLVETRFYPKELKQQKLKEFIDFKQGGLSVQAFTDKFNDLAYYAPKFVKDEDERVYFYRSKLNPKLESMVRRDSTTFVAVYDDALWAENSLKAIDNDAKSRSHSTSYRPNFHGKRPFVPSPSPNYANKRFVPRTQEPRVQEPRRQEPSGQVSQSSNNNLNLEKARKCFNWIRSQEGVKLISALKLMSMERKGHQVFLCVVTSTSPSLPKLEEVPVVCEFADVFPEELPGIPPERDVEFSIDLVPGTGPIAKAPYRMAPTELKELRK